One segment of Asaia bogorensis NBRC 16594 DNA contains the following:
- a CDS encoding ABC transporter ATP-binding protein codes for MSDLSHLAEARPDNLPPGAPPLLTLSGIAKYFPGVIANKDVTIDFYPGEIHALLGENGAGKSTLMNIVTGLYQPDEGELILDGYGMRLESPEAAIAAGIGMVHQHFKLVSRFTVAENLALGWRETGKWLSAKTLARRAEAEAARFGLDIRPQAPIDSLTSGEQQRVEILRVLSRGARLLILDEPTAVLSPLEVGELYAALRRFRDGGGAVILISHKLDEIMALADRVTVLRHGRVAGSHRVDHTDPATLVTEMIGRPVEQKTSYPRTTPQGKSETVIRLHEVSFRDSAGRLRLHPLSLDIRAGEILGVAGVTGNGQSELADLLAGLNAPLTGSVHVGSTDMRGQGPGAFREAGIGYVPEDRLHKALAPALGVTENAVMRVFRSHPVGGRMAYHASQARAFTKSLLEQARVTVKDPSTPMRGLSGGNQQRMVLARERMISHRALIASYPSRGLDIGAISLMRETLAEIRDEGRAVVLVSEDLDELMALSDRIAVLCAGMLMTIVERKDFDRARLGALMSGRAGETAA; via the coding sequence TTGTCTGACCTCTCACATCTCGCGGAAGCCAGACCGGATAATCTGCCGCCCGGCGCACCGCCTCTGCTTACCCTCTCTGGAATCGCGAAGTATTTTCCCGGTGTGATCGCAAACAAGGATGTCACGATCGATTTCTACCCCGGTGAAATTCATGCGCTGCTGGGTGAAAATGGCGCAGGCAAATCCACGCTGATGAATATCGTGACCGGCCTTTACCAGCCCGATGAGGGCGAGCTGATCCTCGATGGTTATGGTATGCGCCTTGAAAGCCCCGAAGCAGCGATCGCGGCCGGTATCGGCATGGTACATCAGCATTTCAAGCTGGTATCGCGTTTCACCGTTGCGGAAAATCTGGCGCTGGGGTGGCGCGAAACCGGTAAATGGCTCTCGGCAAAAACGCTTGCCCGACGCGCAGAGGCGGAAGCCGCCCGGTTTGGTCTCGACATCCGGCCTCAGGCACCCATCGACAGCCTGACCTCTGGCGAGCAGCAGCGCGTTGAAATCCTGCGTGTCCTCTCCCGTGGGGCACGCCTGCTTATCCTTGACGAGCCGACAGCTGTGCTGAGCCCGCTTGAAGTGGGTGAGCTCTATGCCGCATTGCGTCGTTTTCGCGATGGGGGCGGGGCCGTTATCCTGATCAGTCACAAGCTTGATGAGATCATGGCTTTGGCGGATCGCGTGACTGTGCTGCGTCATGGCCGTGTCGCTGGCAGCCACAGGGTGGACCACACTGACCCTGCCACCCTCGTAACCGAGATGATCGGGCGTCCTGTCGAGCAAAAGACGTCCTATCCGCGCACGACGCCTCAGGGGAAGAGCGAGACGGTCATACGGCTGCACGAGGTGAGCTTTCGGGATAGCGCGGGTCGCCTGCGGTTGCATCCGCTCTCGCTCGACATCAGGGCGGGCGAGATCCTCGGGGTGGCGGGCGTGACAGGCAATGGCCAATCCGAACTGGCTGATCTGCTCGCCGGACTCAACGCGCCGTTGACAGGTTCTGTCCATGTCGGTTCGACAGACATGCGCGGGCAGGGGCCGGGTGCCTTTCGCGAGGCAGGCATTGGCTATGTTCCCGAGGACAGGCTGCACAAGGCCCTCGCCCCGGCGCTCGGCGTGACCGAGAATGCCGTCATGCGCGTATTTCGCTCGCACCCGGTCGGCGGACGGATGGCCTACCACGCCAGTCAGGCGCGCGCGTTCACGAAAAGCTTGCTCGAACAGGCGCGTGTGACGGTGAAGGACCCATCCACGCCGATGCGTGGTCTCTCGGGTGGCAATCAGCAGCGCATGGTTCTGGCCCGTGAGCGGATGATCAGTCACCGCGCCCTGATTGCGAGCTATCCGAGCCGTGGTCTTGATATCGGGGCGATCTCCCTGATGCGTGAGACACTGGCCGAAATCCGTGACGAGGGACGGGCCGTTGTGCTCGTGTCGGAAGATCTGGATGAACTGATGGCGCTGAGCGACCGGATTGCGGTGCTGTGCGCCGGTATGTTGATGACCATCGTCGAGCGCAAGGATTTTGACAGGGCGAGATTGGGCGCTTTGATGAGTGGCCGCGCAGGGGAGACCGCAGCATGA